One window from the genome of Crassostrea angulata isolate pt1a10 chromosome 2, ASM2561291v2, whole genome shotgun sequence encodes:
- the LOC128171334 gene encoding uncharacterized protein LOC128171334 has product MSGIFGFLIFTQVAAITFKNKEAIDQGFCHLQNVKIQMLLDCKLNLTSTVTIALAENESDTSGNYILQCFGIPGKQINCPRQDDVTGAYSDCDDILQVEFIFNYTKHINHYLRIWTDCNSSSIAMKPCRFTGNVDLSNSPAITVTCRNPTFVYSNSPIMIKSNKGIYGICLQRKCFGDNCKKLSDGIQCVLHYDPDEILQCQLDGAVFNITSTSPNASTTSPENSSTLQNNKTTESQGGSSTSQNITSTSPEQSTSLNSKTTPITSSEITESEHDIQTSEGSTDMTANLPNVKPLELSSKSCDQCDKSVLYVFISLFGLSLLFNIIFITLFIIRRGVRN; this is encoded by the exons ATGTCCGGGATATTTGGATTTTTGATATTCACCCAGG tcgctgcaattacatttaaaaacaagGAAGCTATCGACCAGGGATTCTGCCATCTGCAAAATGTGAAAATCCAAATGCTCCTTGACTGTAAACTGAATTTAACCTCTACAGTAACTATAGCTTTAGCGGAAAATGAAAGTGACACTTCTGgaaattatattttgcaatgctTCGGGATTCctggaaaacaaattaattgtCCACGACAAGATGATGTAACAGGGGCTTACAGTGATTGTGACGATATTCTGCAAGTCGAATTCATATTCAACTACACAAAACACATTAATCATTATTTAAGGATCTGGACAGATTGTAATTCCAGCTCCATTGCCATGAAACCTTGTc gaTTTACTGGAAATGTGGACCTCTCTAACAGCCCTGCAATCACAGTTACTTGTCGGAATCCCACTTTCGTCTATTCTAACTCTCCAATTatgataaaatcaaacaaagggATTTACGGAATTTGTTTACAACGCAAATGCTTTGGTGACAACTGCAAAA AGTTATCAGACGGCATACAATGTGTGTTGCACTATGACCCTGATGAGATACTGCAATGTCAGTTAGATGGTGCCGTATTCAATATTACATCAACATCACCTAATGCCTCAACAACTTCACCAGAAAATTCTTCAACgctacaaaataataaaacaaccGAGTCCCAAGGAGGTTCATCGACTTCACAAAATATTACTTCAACGTCACCAGAACAATCCACGTCATTAAATAGCAAAACTACGCCTATTACGTCATCAGAAATTACAGAAAGTGAGCATGATATTCAAACTTCAGAAGGATCAACTGATATGACAGCAAACCTACCAAATG tGAAACCATTAGAGCTTTCTAGCAAATCCTGCGACCAATGTGATAAATCCGTTTTGTATGTTTTCATTTCCCTATTCGGCCTTAGCCTCCTTTTCAACATCATTTTCATAACTTTGTTCATCATTCG aAGGGGTGTCAGAAATTAA